CGGGGCGGCGGCGGGGCTGGACCTCTGCCTGCACATGATCCGACGCGATTTCGGCGCCCGGGTCGCCGCCCGCACCGCCAGGGCAGCGGTGGTGCCGCTGGAACGTGCCGGCGGCCAGGCCCAGTTCATCCAGGACGACCCGCCCGCCGCCGCAGGGCTGGCGCCCCTGCTGGACTGGATGCGCGCCAATCTGGACCAGCGGCTGGAGGTGGAGCGCCTTGCGGCCCGCGCGGGGATGAGCCCGCGCACCTTCGCGCGTCGCTTTCGTGCCGAAACCGGCACCACCCCCCTGCAATGGCTGCTGACCGCCCGCATCCGCCGCGCCCAGCTGCTGCTGGAAACCACCGGCCGGTCGATCGAACGGGTCGCCACCGAAGCCGGTTTCGACAGTGCCGTCACCTTCCGCCAGCGCTTCCGGCAGGTGGCCGGGGTGACGCCCAGCGACTGGCGGCGCAGCTTCGGAACGTCACGCAGCGGCTGACACTCAACAATCGTTGAATTTCCTCAACCTGCAACTTCCCGTCGTGCAATCGCGTGATAAGATCACTCGGTCTGCACATGTCCTTTGCAAAATGGTCCACCATTTCGGGGTCCACCATTTCGGGGCAGAGGACGCCTTGGGGGGAAGACATCCATGGCCTATGATCTCAACCAGACGGTGTTCTCACTCAGTCTGGCATCGAATGCCGTCGCCGATATCAAGGCGACGACTTCGGGCTACAACACCGAGCTGACCGCCTATATGGCGGCCGGGCTGAATGGCGGCACGCTGCAGGATCTGTCGAGCGACGGCGCCTTCGCCAACTATCAGGGCCCGGCCTGGCCGGGCTTTTTCCCGACCATGAACAGCCAGCTGGCGGGCGGTGACTGGCAGGTGGTCTGGGGGCCCTGCGTCTGGGTGGCGCCGCTGAAGCACGGCTCGAAGATCCTGTCGCTCTATGCCACGAATTCGATGTATGTCGGCTGGAGCCCGTCGCTCAACACCTATGTGGTGGCGATCGCGGCGACCAATGCCGAAAACGTCATGGACTGGGTCGACGAAGACTTCGACGTCTACGCCCGCACCACCTCGACCTGGCCGCCGGCGATCCCGTTCACCGAAAAGCGGCACGAGGTGCTGCCCGAGAGCACGCCGCAGATCTCCGCCGGCACCGCCACCGGCATCAGCGCCCTTTTGGGCATGACCGATCCGAAACAGGGCTCGCTACAAAGCTTCCTGGCATCCAAGGCCGACAGCAGCGCCACGCTCTGGTTCACCGGCCACAGCCTGGCCGGCGCGCTCTCCCCCACCCTCGCCTTCTATCTCTATCCGGATCCCACCAAAAGCGGCTGGGGCACCATCAACCTCCTGCCCTCGGCCGGTGCGACCCCGGGCAACCAGGCCTGGCTGGATCTGTTCACCGCGGGCTACCCCGACGCCACCGATCTCGTGAACATGCATGACGTGGTGCCGCGCGCCTGGAACATGCTGCCGACGGTGATCCAGTCCAAGGACAAGGCCGGCAACTATCCCAGCATCTTCGGCATGCTGGGCTCGGGTACCGTCAGCGTCGGCTATACGGTCGACCTGCTGGTGCATTACATGGAACGCCGGATCCGCGACATCACCTATGCCAACATC
The nucleotide sequence above comes from Tistrella mobilis. Encoded proteins:
- a CDS encoding GlxA family transcriptional regulator; the protein is MPPHHLAVLAFDGVLPFDLATAVETFARARLDDGTPPYRITVAASHAEVAAEGYGLRVPQGLASVGDAATVIVPGMAEPRSPADPAILAALARARHRGARIASICTGAFVLAAAGLLDGRRATTHWQAAGLLTRMYPKVAVDPAVLYVDEGDVLTSAGAAAGLDLCLHMIRRDFGARVAARTARAAVVPLERAGGQAQFIQDDPPAAAGLAPLLDWMRANLDQRLEVERLAARAGMSPRTFARRFRAETGTTPLQWLLTARIRRAQLLLETTGRSIERVATEAGFDSAVTFRQRFRQVAGVTPSDWRRSFGTSRSG
- a CDS encoding lipase family protein — translated: MAYDLNQTVFSLSLASNAVADIKATTSGYNTELTAYMAAGLNGGTLQDLSSDGAFANYQGPAWPGFFPTMNSQLAGGDWQVVWGPCVWVAPLKHGSKILSLYATNSMYVGWSPSLNTYVVAIAATNAENVMDWVDEDFDVYARTTSTWPPAIPFTEKRHEVLPESTPQISAGTATGISALLGMTDPKQGSLQSFLASKADSSATLWFTGHSLAGALSPTLAFYLYPDPTKSGWGTINLLPSAGATPGNQAWLDLFTAGYPDATDLVNMHDVVPRAWNMLPTVIQSKDKAGNYPSIFGMLGSGTVSVGYTVDLLVHYMERRIRDITYANITHNMFGAADFSSNWGHFTWGTVTTDAQGYTLKSDPAWSDWPAFTDSNPVTAQNPAQTGKATVMGQIGQLIAATHIDQYVHNFGLTPSQLLPEVPADWKPQAPDLDSFQAMLHEG